In Helianthus annuus cultivar XRQ/B chromosome 9, HanXRQr2.0-SUNRISE, whole genome shotgun sequence, the following are encoded in one genomic region:
- the LOC110875978 gene encoding protein FAR1-RELATED SEQUENCE 5-like: MDPSAFKVSRSSSYKVTDCRARLKLKALPGTTKFFIYGFIEAHNHGLVDKDNLDFTRKRRKLSYDDQRFIHKLSLNKIGPNVAHKIRASLKGGHHNVQGTVVEFKNFTRDVRSFIGKKDAQTVVDTLKARMINLPNFFFECVVVDGELRSLFWADDVSKCNYEAFGDVLGFDATYHTNQYNMIFVPFTGVDHHKKCVTFGVGQLYDETIGSYTWLLTTFLKAHNNKQPTLVLTDQDAVMKQAVSGVFNKSIHRLCMWHIIRKIPAKIAGDVLENIDLRAAIHKLVWNLFITPEEFEVRWNLLMEGLHLKEIIG, encoded by the exons ATGGACCCTAGTGCTTTTAAAGTATCTCGAAGTAGCAGCTACAAAGTTACTGACTGTAGGGCGCGGCTAAAGCTTAAAGCTCTCCCAGGCACTACAAAATTTTTCATATATGGTTTTATTGAAGCTCATAATCATGGATTGGTCGACAAGGACAATTTAGACTTTACCAGAAAAAGGAGGAAACTTAGTTATGACGACCAGAGGTTCATTCACAAACTAAGCTTGAACAAAATTGGCCCTAATGTTGCGCATAAGATTCGAGCTTCGTTAAAGGGTGGGCACCATAACGTACAAGGAACTGTAGTAGAATTCAAAAATTTCACTAGAGATGTACGGTCTTTTATCGGCAAGAAGGATGCACAAACGGTGGTTGATACGTTAAAAGCCCGTATGATAAATCTGCCAAATTTCTTTTTTGAATGTGTGGTGGTTGACGGTGAGTTAAGATCATTGTTCTGGGCTGATGACGTATCCAAATGCAATTATGAAGCCTTTGGAGATGTGTTAGGTTTTGATGCAACATATCATACGAATCA GTATAACATGATATTTGTTCCGTTTACCGGTGTCGATCACCATAAAAAGTGTGTCACCTTTGGTGTTGGGCAATTATACGATGAGACAATTGGTTCTTACACGTGGTTGCTTACCACATTCCTTAAAGCTCATAACAATAAGCAACCAACGTTGGTGTTGACCGATCAGGATGCTGTGATGAAACAAGCAGTTTCTGGTGTATTCAATAAGTCTATTCACCGACTGTGTATGTGGCATATTATTAGGAAAATTCCTGCAAAA ATTGCAGGTGATGTATTGGAAAATATAGACTTGAGAGCTGCTATACACAAGCTGGTGTGGAATTTGTTTATCACACCTGAAGAATTTGAAGTACGATGGAATTTGCTTATGGAAGGGTTACACTTGAAAGAAATAATTGGCTGA
- the LOC110875977 gene encoding protein FAR1-RELATED SEQUENCE 5-like, with product MQFLMCFDTAIDGQRYTQRRLEFESNTIAPSMPKNVPIERHASELYTHTLFLEVQKEIYRGMTFCYIASKTPELDGVKIYTIVHTNRQYKDINEFEVSFDTSDRSVSCSCMGYTRLGYLCRHAFCVYRYDQVDEISVQYQPGRWKRDILPRRVFSMSNRYSADTDAESVIRNEIFDLVIECTDRLRRNIGKLSELSGEIKEIRNRVFREFRPNRHPEDMEVSINPPQGIRNKGYGTNHRLIGPGEKAVVNSAKTTRLCGNCKKYVNDHDSRNCEKVWAAKEATAATAKAAKAGNVAVPEDSCHVGAVDSSTGDTSAGPSSRVCTRATRRSTIRSSDPLDE from the exons ATGCAATTCTTGATGTGTTTCGACACAGCAATTGATGGGCAACGGTACACTCAACGCAGACTGGAGTTCGAAAGTAACACAATAGCACCATCAATGCCGAAGAACGTGCCTATCGAAAGACATGCCTCGGAGTTATATACACATACGCTGTTTTTGGAGGTGCAAAAAGAGATATATAGAGGCATGACATTCTGCTATATTGCTTCAAAAACCCCGGAACTTGATGGGGTAAAAATTTATACCATTGTTCACACTAACAGGCAGTACAAAGATATTAATGAATTTGAG GTCAGTTTTGATACAAGTGATAGATCGGTTTCATGTTCGTGTATGGGTTATACGCGCCTTGGCTATTTGTGTAGGCATGCCTTTTGCGTGTATAGATACGACCAGGTTGATGAAATTTCCGTTCAGTATCAACCTGGTAGATGGAAACGAGATATATTACCAAGGAGGGTTTTTAGCATGTCGAACAGGTATTCTGCTGATACAGACGCAGAATCTGTAATCCGGAATGAGATTTTTGATTTGGTCATTGAGTGTACTGATCGTTTAAGGCGTAATATTGGTAAACTTTCTGAGTTATCTGGGGAAATTAAAGAAATTAGGAATCGGGTGTTTCGTGAATTTCGACCAAACCGGCAT CCTGAAGATATGGAAGTCTCGATAAATCCACCACAAGGCATCCGAAACAAAGGGTACGGTACCAACCATCGACTCATTGGTCCCGGGGAAAAGGCTGTTGTTAATAGTGCTAAAACTACTAGGCTGTGTGGAAACTGCAAGAAATACGTTAATGATCATGACTCACGTAATTGTGAAAAAGTTTGGGCTGCCAAAGAAGCCACGGCTGCTACTGCGAAAGCTGCTAAAGCTGGTAATGTTGCTGTTCCAGAAGATTCATGTCATGTTGGTGCCGTTGATTCGTCTACCGGTGATACATCTGCTGGACCATCGTCTCGCGTTTGTACTCGGGCCACTAGAAGATCCACCATACGTTCGTCCGACCCACTTGATGAGTGA